Proteins co-encoded in one Thermoanaerobaculum aquaticum genomic window:
- the rpmG gene encoding 50S ribosomal protein L33 yields MRENVMLACGDCKRRNYTATRNKKKQTARLELKKYCKFCRRHTLHREVK; encoded by the coding sequence ATGCGTGAAAACGTGATGCTGGCGTGTGGCGACTGCAAGCGGCGGAACTACACCGCCACCCGCAACAAAAAAAAGCAAACGGCGCGGCTGGAGCTCAAGAAGTACTGCAAGTTCTGCCGTCGTCACACGCTGCACCGAGAGGTGAAGTAA
- the secE gene encoding preprotein translocase subunit SecE, giving the protein MKWWERVKTFLREVSAETKKVTWPSRDETLATTVVVIAASFFFGIFLYLCDLLFLNLVKWVFKVLS; this is encoded by the coding sequence ATGAAATGGTGGGAGCGGGTTAAGACATTCCTCCGGGAGGTCTCGGCGGAAACCAAGAAGGTCACGTGGCCGTCCCGGGACGAAACGCTGGCGACGACTGTGGTGGTCATTGCTGCTTCGTTTTTCTTTGGCATTTTTTTGTACCTTTGCGACCTGCTTTTTCTGAACCTGGTGAAGTGGGTCTTTAAGGTTTTGAGTTAA
- the nusG gene encoding transcription termination/antitermination protein NusG, with product MPLRWYIVHTYTGFEETVKRALEQRIEALGMADLFGEIRIPTETVVEVRGGKRREVERKLFPGYILVQIDLDDPKRGDEAWHLVRNTQRVTGFVGSGKKPTPLTDEEVEQMLHQVVAAKEKPKPKYVFEKGEQVRITDGPFASFTGVVDDVNLDRSTVRVMVTIFGRSTPVELEFTQVQKVG from the coding sequence ATGCCTTTGCGTTGGTACATCGTCCACACCTACACCGGTTTCGAGGAAACCGTGAAGCGGGCTTTGGAGCAGCGCATTGAAGCGCTGGGCATGGCTGATTTGTTCGGTGAAATCCGCATCCCCACCGAAACCGTGGTGGAGGTGCGGGGTGGCAAGCGGCGGGAGGTGGAACGGAAGCTTTTTCCGGGCTACATCCTGGTGCAAATTGACCTGGACGACCCCAAGCGCGGGGATGAGGCGTGGCATTTGGTGCGCAATACCCAGCGGGTCACGGGGTTCGTGGGCTCGGGGAAAAAGCCCACGCCGCTCACCGATGAAGAGGTGGAGCAAATGCTCCACCAGGTGGTGGCCGCCAAGGAAAAACCCAAGCCCAAGTACGTGTTCGAAAAGGGCGAGCAGGTTCGCATTACCGATGGCCCCTTTGCCAGCTTCACAGGGGTTGTGGATGACGTGAACTTGGACCGCTCCACCGTGCGGGTGATGGTGACGATTTTTGGTCGTTCCACACCGGTGGAGCTGGAGTTCACACAAGTTCAGAAGGTGGGGTAA
- the rplK gene encoding 50S ribosomal protein L11 produces the protein MAKKIVAYIKLQIPAGQANPAPPVGPALGQHGLNIMDFCKNFNARTQKMAGTIIPVVITVYSDRTYTFITKTPPASFLLAKAAGVEKGSGEPNRVKVGKVTRAQVEEIARTKLPDLNTTSLEAAIRTIEGTARSMGIEVVP, from the coding sequence ATGGCTAAGAAGATCGTGGCGTACATCAAACTGCAGATTCCCGCGGGGCAAGCCAACCCGGCGCCCCCGGTGGGTCCGGCGCTGGGCCAGCACGGCCTAAACATCATGGACTTTTGCAAGAACTTTAACGCCCGGACGCAAAAGATGGCCGGGACCATCATCCCGGTGGTGATTACCGTGTACTCGGACCGCACCTACACGTTCATCACCAAGACGCCGCCGGCTTCCTTCTTGCTTGCCAAAGCGGCGGGGGTGGAAAAGGGTTCCGGTGAGCCGAACCGGGTCAAGGTGGGGAAGGTCACCCGTGCGCAGGTGGAGGAAATTGCCCGCACGAAGCTTCCCGACCTCAACACAACCTCGCTGGAGGCGGCCATCCGCACCATCGAGGGGACGGCCCGTAGCATGGGCATCGAGGTGGTGCCATGA
- the rplA gene encoding 50S ribosomal protein L1, translated as MKRSKKYLAAKAKLEPKKYQLREALELLKEMHYTKFDETVELAMRLGVDPRHADQMVRGTVLLPHGTGKTKRVLVVATGDAAKEAEEAGADFVMGEEAVEKIQNGWLDFDAVVATPDMMRHLSKLGKILGPRGLMPNPKTGTVTTEVGKAVREIKAGKVEFRVDKTGIVHAPLGKISFSLDQLEENAQTLISAVIKAKPPAAKGRYVHSAVLSSTMSPGVPLDLAQLEAK; from the coding sequence ATGAAGCGCTCCAAGAAATACCTTGCCGCAAAGGCCAAGCTTGAGCCCAAAAAGTACCAGCTTCGGGAGGCGCTCGAGCTGTTGAAGGAAATGCACTACACCAAGTTCGACGAGACCGTGGAGCTGGCCATGCGCCTGGGTGTGGATCCCCGGCACGCCGACCAAATGGTGCGGGGCACCGTGCTTTTGCCCCACGGTACTGGGAAGACCAAGCGGGTTCTGGTGGTGGCTACCGGGGATGCCGCGAAGGAAGCCGAAGAGGCGGGCGCCGACTTCGTGATGGGCGAGGAGGCGGTGGAGAAAATCCAAAACGGCTGGCTGGATTTCGATGCGGTGGTGGCCACTCCAGACATGATGCGGCACCTCTCCAAGCTCGGGAAGATCCTGGGCCCCCGTGGGCTCATGCCCAACCCCAAAACCGGCACCGTGACCACCGAGGTGGGCAAGGCGGTCCGTGAAATCAAGGCGGGTAAGGTGGAGTTCCGGGTGGACAAGACCGGCATCGTGCACGCACCCCTGGGCAAGATTTCCTTTTCCCTGGATCAGCTGGAGGAAAACGCCCAAACGCTCATTTCGGCCGTCATCAAGGCCAAGCCGCCGGCGGCCAAGGGGCGGTACGTGCACTCGGCGGTCTTGTCTTCCACCATGAGCCCGGGTGTGCCCCTGGATCTGGCCCAGCTTGAGGCCAAGTGA
- the rplJ gene encoding 50S ribosomal protein L10, producing MLTREQKEQQLQLLKSALVPAAGVFVVDFTGLTVAEVTELRRKVKEAEASYLVVKNTLARIALSGTPNEPVSKLFVGPTAVAYTNKDVVALAKVLSEFAKGHDKLKFRGAWVEGQLLDAAGAQQIASLPSKQELVARLLFLLQSPMRRLVVALNWPLRSLAVTVKQIADNKQQN from the coding sequence ATGCTGACACGCGAGCAAAAAGAACAGCAACTGCAACTTCTCAAGTCGGCGTTGGTGCCGGCCGCTGGAGTGTTTGTGGTGGACTTCACGGGGCTTACGGTGGCTGAGGTCACCGAGCTGCGGCGCAAGGTGAAGGAAGCTGAGGCCAGCTACCTGGTGGTGAAGAACACCCTGGCCAGGATTGCCCTGAGCGGCACCCCCAACGAGCCGGTGAGCAAGCTCTTTGTGGGTCCCACGGCGGTGGCCTACACCAACAAGGACGTTGTGGCTCTCGCGAAGGTGCTTTCGGAGTTCGCCAAGGGGCACGACAAGCTGAAGTTCCGGGGCGCCTGGGTGGAAGGGCAGCTTTTGGACGCAGCGGGCGCTCAGCAAATCGCCAGCCTCCCCAGCAAGCAAGAGCTGGTGGCCCGGCTGTTGTTCCTGCTGCAATCGCCCATGCGTCGTCTGGTGGTGGCTTTGAATTGGCCTTTGAGGAGCTTGGCGGTAACCGTCAAGCAAATTGCCGATAACAAGCAGCAGAATTAG
- the rplL gene encoding 50S ribosomal protein L7/L12, whose protein sequence is MAQIQEIVEQIKNMTVLELNDLVKALEEEFGVSAAAAAMPVAMAGAGAAAAAAEPAEEKTEFDVILEDAGDKKINVIKVVREVTSLGLKEAKDLVEGAPAKVKEGVSKQEAEEIKKKFEEAGAKVKIV, encoded by the coding sequence ATGGCGCAGATTCAAGAAATTGTCGAGCAAATCAAAAACATGACCGTCCTCGAACTCAACGACCTCGTGAAGGCTCTGGAGGAGGAGTTCGGGGTTTCTGCGGCCGCGGCAGCCATGCCGGTGGCGATGGCTGGCGCCGGAGCCGCAGCTGCGGCAGCGGAGCCTGCTGAGGAGAAGACCGAGTTTGACGTCATCCTCGAAGATGCCGGTGACAAGAAGATCAACGTCATCAAGGTGGTGCGCGAGGTGACTTCCCTTGGCTTGAAGGAAGCCAAGGACTTGGTGGAAGGCGCCCCGGCCAAGGTGAAGGAAGGCGTTTCCAAGCAAGAGGCCGAGGAAATCAAGAAGAAGTTCGAAGAGGCTGGCGCCAAGGTCAAGATTGTTTAA